The following are encoded together in the Lathyrus oleraceus cultivar Zhongwan6 chromosome 3, CAAS_Psat_ZW6_1.0, whole genome shotgun sequence genome:
- the LOC127129003 gene encoding protein MAINTENANCE OF MERISTEMS, which yields MLVGSTIFADKTFTLVEARYLLLFRDLDGCSGYSWGAAALVTLYRYLGDASMYSCKQLGGYPTLLQCWIHEYFPTVGKRGENWNPAGNCGLPRAMR from the exons atgttggtgggttccaccatatttgctgataagacctttacacttgtagaggcacgatacctcctcctgtttagggacttggatggatgttcaggatatagttggggagcagctgcactagttaccctctaccgatatcttggagatgcgtccatgtacagttgcaaacagctaggtggatatcctactctcctacag tgttggattcacgagtattttccaactgttggaaaaagaggggagaattggaaTCCTGCTGGAAACTGTGGTCTTCCCCGAGCGATGAGATGA
- the LOC127125845 gene encoding interactor of constitutive active ROPs 2, chloroplastic produces the protein MQTPKARVSASEMSQRKSPATPRTARQLKTPNSGSNSASSSPNPIRKTPKDMSPKVNERRLSHSPISEKKRPSKVQELESQIAKLQEDLKSAKDQLSTSESWKRKAEEEIEEAKKQILSLSKELEESHQQFSELSASDEARLQELSKISQDRDRAWQSELEAVQKQHSMDSSALASAINEIQKLKSQLERACESESTQNNNAESDHAEIQDLRMDLSEAISIMEKLKNEASDCKDSESRALEVIGKMQMQLETVNKTVETLQSDGVKAAEAYRSLTLELEQSRSQAKSLEELVRKLETDSTNEKGLYHENEINELKGELISAKSEVGQLKSALEVAEIRYQEEYIQSTLQIRSAYEQLERTKSESGQREVELYEELRKTRAYIEELNTSLKEKESQLLIMSAENKGLDGNKLADREFKLAEELKKLDTDIVEWKDKLLDRETELKNITEENSMLKMEIKELEKNKVTDEAVASVETARAAEQEALTKLSYVMEEADKSNRRVARVTEQLDASQAANSELEAELRRLKVQSDQWRKAAEAAASILSTTGNNGKRVGKNGSLDSSFNSISSKTMNSPYLEDTDDESPKKKNTNMLKKIGVLWRKNHH, from the exons ATGCAGACACCAAAAGCAAG AGTTAGTGCTTCAGAAATGTCACAAAGGAAATCTCCTGCAACCCCTCGAACTGCTCGCCAGTTGAAGACACCAAACTCTGGTTCTAACTCAGCTTCCTCTTCTCCAAACCCCATAAGAAAGACGCCAAAAGACATGAGTCCGAAAGTAAATGAGCGCAGGTTATCACACAGTCCAATATCTGAG AAGAAGCGACCTAGCAAGGTTCAGGAATTGGAATCTCAGATTGCGAAGCTTCAAGAAGATCTGAAGAGTGCTAAGGATCAACTTAGCACATCGGAGTCATGGAAAAGAAAAGCTGAAGAGGAGATTGAAGAAGCAAAGAAGCAGATACTATCTTTGTCAAAGGAGCTGGAGGAATCCCATCAACAGTTTTCGGAACTTTCTGCTTCCGATGAAGCACGGCTTCAAGAACTGAGTAAAATATCTCAGGATCGAGATCGAGCGTGGCAGTCTGAACTTGAGGCTGTCCAGAAGCAGCACTCAATGGATTCATCTGCCCTGGCGTCTGCCATTAATGAAATACAGAAATTGAAAAGTCAACTAGAAAGGGCATGCGAGTCTGAATCTACTCAAAATAACAATGCTGAGTCGGATCATGCTGAGATTCAGGACTTGAGGATGGATCTTAGTGAAGCTATCTCTATTATGGAAAAACTAAAAAATGAGGCAAGTGATTGCAAAGATTCCGAATCTCGAGCCTTAGAAGTAATTGGCAAAATGCAAATGCAATTGGAAACAGTAAATAAGACGGTGGAAACACTTCAATCGGATGGTGTAAAAGCAGCAGAAGCTTACAGGTCCCTGACTTTGGAGTTGGAGCAATCAAGATCCCAAGCAAAATCCTTGGAGGAACTTGTGAGGAAACTTGAGACTGATTCAACCAATGAAAAGGGACTTTATCATGAAAATGAGATAAACGAGCTGAAAGGCGAGCTTATCTCTGCTAAATCTGAAGTAGGGCAATTGAAGTCTGCATTGGAAGTTGCGGAGATAAGATACCAAGAGGAGTATATCCAGAGCACATTGCAGATTAGAAGCGCTTACGAACAACTTGAACGTACAAAATCAGAATCCGGTCAGAGAGAGGTGGAATTATACGAGGAATTAAGGAAAACTAGAGCTTATATTGAGGAGCTAAACACAAGTTTGAAGGAAAAGGAATCTCAATTGTTGATTATGTCAGCAGAGAACAAGGGACTTGATGGAAACAAATTGGCTGATAGGGAATTTAAACTTGCAGAAGAGCTCAAAAaattggatactgatattgtggagtGGAAGGATAAATTATTAGATAGAGAGACCGAGTTGAAAAACATAACTGAAGAAAACAGTATGCTTAAGATGGAGATAAAGGAGTTGGAGAAGAATAAAGTCACCGATGAGGCTGTTGCATCTGTTGAGACAGCAAGGGCTGCGGAGCAAGAGGCTTTGACGAAACTTAGCTATGTAATGGAAGAAGCGGATAAAAGTAACAGAAGAGTGGCCCGTGTAACCGAACAGTTAGATGCTTCTCAGGCTGCAAATTCGGAGTTAGAAGCTGAATTAAGGAGATTGAAAGTTCAGTCTGATCAGTGGAGAAAGGCTGCTGAAGCAGCCGCATCCATACTTTCTACCACCGGAAACAATGGCAAACGTGTAGGTAAAAACGGCTCACTTGACAGTAGCTTCAATTCAATTTCTAGCAAGACAATGAATTCACCTTATTTAGAAGACACAGATGATGAGTCCCCAAAAAAGAAAAATACAAacatgctgaagaagattggaGTGTTATGGAGGAAGAATCATCATTAA